The following proteins come from a genomic window of Aquimarina sp. MAR_2010_214:
- a CDS encoding phosphoadenosine phosphosulfate reductase family protein, giving the protein MSLIEKELENLNKSLKDKTPLEIAKWAILNAKSPVVTTNFRPYEVAILNVCSKAFSDIPVIWCDSGYNTPNTYKHAEEVIDILKLNVKLYVPKQTTAHRDVIMGIPDIDDPKHKIFTEQVKLEPFRRAMSDFTPDVWFTNLRKGQTALRDSLDIVSMGKDGVLKVSPFYYYSDEELDAYLEEHKLPNEFKYFDPTKVLENRECGLHTN; this is encoded by the coding sequence ATGAGTTTAATAGAAAAAGAATTAGAAAACTTAAATAAGTCTCTAAAGGATAAGACACCTTTAGAAATTGCAAAATGGGCAATTTTAAATGCGAAATCTCCGGTTGTAACTACTAATTTTAGGCCTTACGAGGTTGCAATTCTTAACGTTTGTTCAAAAGCATTCTCAGATATTCCGGTAATATGGTGCGACTCTGGATACAATACTCCAAATACCTATAAACATGCAGAAGAAGTAATTGATATATTAAAGCTGAACGTTAAATTATATGTACCAAAACAAACTACAGCGCATAGAGATGTAATTATGGGAATTCCAGACATTGATGATCCTAAGCACAAAATTTTTACAGAACAAGTAAAATTAGAACCATTTAGAAGAGCAATGTCAGATTTTACTCCAGATGTATGGTTCACAAATCTTAGGAAAGGACAAACAGCCCTTAGAGATTCATTGGATATTGTGAGTATGGGTAAAGATGGGGTTTTGAAAGTAAGCCCATTCTATTATTACAGTGATGAGGAGTTAGATGCGTATTTAGAAGAACATAAATTGCCTAATGAATTCAAATATTTTGATCCAACTAAAGTGTTAGAAAATAGAGAGTGTGGATTACATACTAACTAA
- a CDS encoding HEPN domain-containing protein: MQSFRTEIENPIVQKDVIELANKIEQFHKGKIDEEKFRSLRLARGVYGQRQEGVQMIRIKLPYGKVLSNQLRRICEVSDEYSRGRLHITTRQDIQIHYVDLNRTPELWAELEKDDVTLREACGNTVRNVTASETAGIDPKEPFDVSPYADALFRFFLRNPICQEMGRKFKVSFSGTEEDTGLSYMHDLGFIAKIENGVRGFKVMIAGGLGSQPRHADELYSFLPSEKIIPLMEGVLRVFDRHGERKSRAKARMKFLLKDIGLEAFKELVEAEQNAIEQKTVVIDAEAYKTSVPVEVEVPQVEIKNQKTFDLWKSTNVIAQKQEGYVAIGVKVLLGDFYTDKARLLADLVEKYAAGEIRLSLRQNILIPFVKEDLVPFFYQELEKLGFVESGYNKAVDITACPGTDTCNLGIASSTGIAEELERVIKTEYPQYLEKEDLVIKISGCMNACGQHNMANIGFQGMSVRTKDKLVAPALQVLLGGGNLGDGNGRFADKVVKIPSRRGPEALRRILNDFEANANGKTFVAYYAAQGEKYFYDFLTDLSNVDNLTQEDFIDWGTEENYVKAIGVGECAGVVIDLIATLFLESEEKIENAKISFENEIYSDAVYHAYSSLVNSAKALLLAENKKTNTHAGIIRQFDEEFVASGKVQLEGTFADLIYQLQKNAPTRDFAVDYINSAKQFLQKVQEFRAVEVENA, encoded by the coding sequence ATGCAAAGTTTTAGAACCGAAATAGAAAACCCAATTGTTCAAAAAGATGTTATAGAATTAGCTAATAAAATTGAGCAATTCCATAAGGGTAAGATTGATGAAGAAAAGTTTCGTAGCCTTCGTTTGGCACGTGGCGTATATGGTCAACGCCAGGAAGGAGTGCAGATGATTCGTATTAAGTTGCCATATGGTAAAGTGTTAAGTAATCAATTAAGACGTATTTGTGAAGTCTCTGATGAATATTCCCGAGGGAGATTGCATATCACTACACGTCAGGATATTCAGATTCATTATGTAGACTTAAATAGAACCCCAGAACTTTGGGCAGAGTTAGAAAAAGATGATGTAACGTTAAGAGAAGCTTGTGGTAATACAGTACGTAATGTAACTGCATCAGAAACTGCCGGAATTGATCCAAAAGAACCTTTTGATGTATCACCTTATGCAGATGCATTATTTCGTTTCTTTTTAAGAAACCCTATATGTCAGGAAATGGGACGTAAATTCAAAGTTTCTTTTTCAGGAACTGAAGAAGATACAGGACTATCCTATATGCATGATCTTGGCTTTATTGCTAAAATTGAAAATGGAGTTCGAGGATTTAAAGTGATGATAGCCGGTGGATTAGGTTCACAACCAAGACATGCAGATGAGTTGTATAGTTTCTTGCCATCAGAAAAGATTATTCCCTTGATGGAAGGAGTATTGAGAGTTTTTGATCGCCATGGGGAACGTAAAAGTAGAGCCAAAGCAAGAATGAAATTCTTACTTAAAGATATAGGTCTTGAAGCATTCAAAGAATTAGTAGAAGCAGAACAAAATGCAATAGAACAAAAAACTGTTGTGATTGATGCAGAAGCATATAAAACTTCAGTTCCGGTTGAAGTTGAAGTACCTCAAGTAGAGATTAAAAACCAAAAAACTTTTGATTTGTGGAAATCTACTAATGTAATAGCGCAAAAACAAGAAGGGTATGTAGCCATTGGTGTCAAAGTGTTATTGGGAGATTTTTATACAGATAAAGCTAGGTTATTGGCAGATTTAGTAGAGAAATACGCAGCAGGAGAGATAAGACTATCATTGCGTCAGAATATTTTGATCCCTTTTGTAAAAGAAGATTTAGTACCATTCTTCTATCAAGAGCTAGAGAAATTAGGATTTGTAGAGTCTGGTTATAATAAAGCAGTAGATATAACAGCTTGTCCAGGAACAGATACCTGTAATCTGGGAATTGCAAGTAGTACAGGTATTGCCGAAGAATTAGAACGAGTAATAAAAACAGAATATCCTCAATATCTTGAAAAAGAAGATTTGGTGATCAAAATTAGTGGATGTATGAATGCTTGCGGGCAACACAATATGGCGAATATTGGTTTTCAGGGAATGTCCGTACGTACCAAGGATAAGCTAGTTGCGCCTGCATTGCAAGTATTATTAGGAGGAGGAAATTTGGGAGATGGTAATGGTCGTTTTGCAGATAAAGTAGTGAAAATACCAAGTAGAAGAGGACCAGAAGCATTGCGAAGAATCCTTAATGATTTTGAAGCAAATGCTAATGGTAAAACTTTTGTAGCATATTATGCTGCTCAAGGAGAAAAGTATTTCTATGATTTTCTTACCGATTTATCCAATGTAGATAATCTTACTCAAGAAGATTTTATCGATTGGGGAACAGAAGAGAATTATGTAAAGGCAATTGGTGTAGGAGAATGTGCAGGAGTAGTTATAGATTTGATAGCTACCTTATTCTTAGAAAGTGAAGAGAAAATAGAAAATGCTAAAATATCTTTTGAGAATGAAATATACTCTGACGCTGTATATCATGCATACAGCTCATTGGTAAATTCTGCAAAAGCATTATTACTGGCTGAAAATAAAAAAACCAATACACATGCGGGAATCATTCGTCAGTTTGACGAAGAATTTGTAGCAAGTGGAAAAGTACAATTAGAAGGAACATTTGCAGATTTGATCTATCAGCTTCAAAAAAATGCGCCTACCAGAGACTTTGCGGTAGATTATATTAATAGTGCAAAACAGTTTTTGCAAAAAGTTCAGGAGTTTAGAGCTGTTGAAGTAGAAAATGCATAA
- a CDS encoding lipocalin family protein, with protein sequence MKRFAMLLFLASTSLFVSCNSDDDSPIEINQSLIPGEWDLTEVKSENGKVTATIENIPVSGDYSLSGKDYTAKATFTEVSEADKPNTFVSSGGFTLIAKITIPTQSIDYEQAIPDFIGSGEWKVDGTKLITTVANKEVSFDIIALTAQTMSIKKDIKETVEQQGISFEVTGSQIFTLTKK encoded by the coding sequence ATGAAAAGATTTGCAATGCTTTTATTTTTAGCAAGTACCTCACTATTTGTTTCCTGTAATAGTGATGATGATTCTCCTATTGAAATTAATCAATCCCTAATTCCTGGTGAATGGGATCTCACAGAAGTTAAATCTGAAAATGGAAAAGTTACCGCTACCATTGAAAACATACCCGTGAGTGGTGATTATTCTTTATCAGGTAAAGATTATACTGCAAAAGCGACTTTTACAGAAGTTTCTGAAGCCGACAAACCCAATACTTTTGTTAGCTCTGGAGGGTTTACATTAATAGCAAAAATAACGATCCCCACTCAATCTATTGACTACGAACAAGCTATTCCTGATTTTATTGGATCCGGAGAATGGAAAGTAGATGGAACTAAACTCATTACTACTGTTGCGAATAAAGAAGTTTCTTTTGACATTATTGCATTAACTGCTCAAACCATGAGCATAAAAAAAGATATCAAAGAAACAGTTGAACAACAAGGTATTAGTTTTGAAGTAACTGGAAGTCAAATTTTTACTTTGACAAAAAAATAA
- the cysD gene encoding sulfate adenylyltransferase subunit CysD has protein sequence MEILEKKIEQLEGSAGNLAGVSVLKVNPLESEAIYIFREVVAQFEKPVLLFSGGKDSITLVRLAQKAFYPGKIPFPLLHIDTGHNFPETIEFRDRLVEELGVELIVRNVQDSIDQGKVVEEKGKYASRNSLQTTTLLDALEEFKFDAAIGGARRDEEKARAKERIFSVRDDFGQWDEKNQRPELFDHLNGKIDLGQNVRVFPISNWTELDVWSYIQKEGIEIPSIYFAHTRKTFVRDGMIWSAEDGVVYREDDEVVEERMVRFRTVGDMSCTAAVLSDAITIDKVVSEIRESTISERGARIDDKRSEAAMEKRKQQGYF, from the coding sequence ATGGAAATACTAGAAAAAAAAATAGAACAATTAGAAGGATCAGCAGGTAATTTGGCTGGAGTATCTGTTCTTAAGGTAAATCCTTTGGAGAGTGAAGCGATTTATATTTTTAGAGAAGTAGTTGCGCAGTTTGAAAAACCAGTATTACTTTTTTCTGGAGGAAAAGATTCTATTACTTTAGTTCGATTAGCCCAGAAAGCATTTTATCCCGGAAAAATTCCTTTTCCTTTATTGCATATTGATACGGGGCATAATTTTCCTGAAACTATAGAATTTAGAGATCGATTAGTAGAAGAATTGGGAGTAGAGCTTATTGTTCGCAATGTTCAGGATTCTATCGATCAAGGTAAGGTTGTAGAAGAAAAAGGAAAATATGCTAGTCGTAATAGTTTGCAAACTACTACGCTTTTGGATGCTTTGGAAGAATTTAAATTTGATGCAGCTATTGGTGGAGCTCGTAGAGATGAAGAAAAGGCTAGAGCCAAAGAACGTATATTCTCTGTTAGAGATGATTTTGGTCAATGGGATGAAAAAAACCAACGTCCTGAGTTATTTGATCACCTTAACGGAAAAATTGATTTAGGCCAAAATGTACGAGTGTTTCCGATTAGTAACTGGACAGAATTAGATGTATGGAGCTATATCCAGAAAGAAGGAATCGAAATTCCGTCTATATATTTCGCTCATACTCGTAAAACATTTGTGAGAGATGGGATGATTTGGTCAGCAGAAGATGGTGTTGTGTATAGAGAAGATGATGAAGTGGTAGAAGAAAGAATGGTGCGTTTTAGAACTGTTGGCGATATGTCATGTACTGCAGCAGTGCTTTCTGATGCAATTACCATTGATAAAGTTGTATCAGAAATCAGAGAGTCTACAATTTCAGAACGAGGAGCACGTATCGATGATAAACGATCAGAAGCTGCGATGGAAAAACGAAAACAACAAGGGTATTTCTAG
- a CDS encoding sulfate adenylyltransferase subunit 1, which produces MDVLKIATAGSVDDGKSTLIGRILYDTKSLTTDKLEAIETRSKANGFDYLDFSLATDGLVAEREQGITIDVAHIYFSTKTKSYIIADTPGHIEYTRNMVTGASTSQASIILVDARKGVIEQTYRHFFINNLLRIKDVIVAVNKMDLVDFSQEKYEAIKADFETLIEKSDYKEQNVTFIPVSALQGDNVVDKSENTPWYNGQTLLEHLEKLDAQDVYEKAQVRFPIQTVIRPKKDEFHDFRGYAGKLYGGDLSVGDEVTVLPSLTTSKVKEIHFFDQKFDSAGRGSSCTITLEDDVNVSRGDMIVKSSETPRVEKQLTATVCWMDSAALNPGTNYFIQSGSNRILAKVKSINGTIATDFSGDDTSKNTLSLNEIGKVQIQLSKPLAIDSYSKNKASGSFILIDSQTNTTSGVGFIE; this is translated from the coding sequence ATGGACGTATTAAAAATAGCAACAGCAGGAAGTGTGGATGATGGTAAAAGTACCTTAATAGGTCGTATACTATATGATACAAAATCATTAACTACAGATAAATTAGAAGCAATTGAAACCCGAAGTAAAGCTAACGGTTTTGATTATTTAGATTTCTCATTAGCAACAGATGGATTAGTAGCCGAACGGGAACAAGGGATTACTATTGATGTTGCTCATATCTATTTTTCTACAAAAACTAAAAGTTATATTATAGCAGATACTCCCGGACATATTGAATATACAAGAAATATGGTTACTGGAGCATCAACATCACAAGCCTCTATCATTTTGGTAGATGCTCGTAAAGGTGTAATAGAACAAACATATCGTCACTTTTTTATCAATAACCTGTTAAGAATTAAAGACGTCATTGTAGCTGTTAATAAAATGGATTTGGTAGATTTTTCTCAGGAGAAATACGAAGCTATTAAAGCCGATTTTGAAACATTGATCGAAAAAAGCGATTACAAAGAACAGAATGTAACGTTTATTCCGGTAAGTGCATTGCAAGGAGATAATGTGGTAGATAAATCAGAAAATACTCCTTGGTATAATGGGCAAACTTTATTAGAACACTTAGAGAAATTGGATGCACAAGATGTATATGAAAAAGCTCAAGTGCGTTTTCCAATTCAAACTGTGATTCGTCCTAAGAAAGATGAGTTTCATGATTTTAGAGGGTATGCAGGTAAATTATACGGAGGTGACCTTTCGGTTGGAGATGAAGTAACAGTTTTACCCTCATTAACTACTTCAAAAGTAAAAGAAATTCACTTCTTTGACCAGAAATTTGATAGCGCAGGTAGGGGAAGTTCTTGTACAATTACTTTAGAAGATGATGTAAATGTAAGTCGAGGAGATATGATTGTGAAATCATCAGAAACTCCTCGAGTAGAGAAACAGCTGACCGCAACAGTATGCTGGATGGATAGTGCAGCTCTAAATCCAGGAACAAATTACTTTATACAAAGTGGAAGTAATCGGATTTTAGCAAAAGTGAAAAGTATAAACGGAACCATTGCAACTGATTTTTCTGGAGATGATACTTCAAAAAATACTTTGAGTTTGAACGAAATAGGGAAGGTTCAGATACAGTTGAGCAAACCTTTGGCAATTGATTCTTATAGCAAGAATAAAGCTTCAGGATCATTTATATTAATAGATTCACAAACCAATACTACTTCAGGAGTTGGCTTTATAGAATAA
- a CDS encoding DUF2061 domain-containing protein — translation MIVDQMILDKVATQKTTYQDDKTSEKPIRSIVKAVSWRVVGTLDTLIVSYVLTGEIALATSIASIDFVTKMILYFFHERIWNRIKWGK, via the coding sequence ATGATTGTAGATCAAATGATATTAGATAAAGTAGCTACGCAGAAAACAACGTATCAGGATGATAAAACCTCAGAAAAACCAATACGTAGTATTGTAAAAGCAGTAAGTTGGAGAGTAGTAGGTACATTAGATACATTAATAGTGTCTTATGTATTAACAGGAGAGATCGCTCTTGCTACTTCAATTGCATCTATTGACTTTGTGACAAAAATGATTCTGTATTTCTTTCATGAAAGAATTTGGAATCGTATTAAATGGGGAAAATAA